A window of the Planococcus citri chromosome 4, ihPlaCitr1.1, whole genome shotgun sequence genome harbors these coding sequences:
- the LOC135845078 gene encoding vitellogenin receptor-like — protein MEFLLLILCPFLFANMVCSMENVTKVSQVQRLEFEKHQGIRSEYPSCTYQKGQFLCKDQLKCIDLKHTCDGECHCGDCSDENERCWEYGEFKCRTCKHSCLTTPSGPQCFCNASIPESESSSICKEIEECGKDAICQHRCVKYQGVERCSCGENYISKPRTLGRSCFTHVAYRNVLIYSTKRDIKAFDLKTNTTSVILENVKCKGLSAAHMYLYYSVADKKTGYVYKKSVVFGASNRVFETHSPIIFSIDVDWLTGNLYFSTDKALGVCSEDGLFCALIKTLSFTDSCHIALAPRYGLLFHSLRVLHNQYEDSRIVKSSMDGSDETVLVSEGLRHPMSLTLDENSQKVYWTDCDLGEIESIQFNGNNRKKWFSESRKNIFTISVFEGNVFWTEEKNNIINMNFEDNPKLVADSNESSVTYLKAHNRLIQYTEISNPCGKNPCNSLCLLRHSSSSALLNYTCLCDNVDPSSTTYWCNNRTAQVEWQDDQQNIDYGGLPLEVPSEEKTEGTSTIALVLEITSVLIILGIVLGYFMYRNRMLQRYYDSVRNWGRHRYEEFYMDEIE, from the exons ATGGAATTtcttttattgattttatgtCCGTTTCTTTTCGCGAATATGGTTTGTAGTATGGAAAATGTCACAAA agtttCTCAAGTTCAAAGACTTGAATTCGAAAAACATCAAG GAATTCGATCAGAATATCCAAGTTGCACCTACCAAAAAGGTCAATTCTTATGCAAAGATCAACTGAAGTGCATCGACTTGAAACATACATGCGATGGTGAATGTCACTGCGGGGACTGCTCCGATGAAAATGAACGGTGTTGGGAATatg GCGAATTTAAATGTCGAACGTGTAAACATTCTTGTTTAACAACTCCAAGCGGTCCTCAATGTTTTTGTAATGCCTCAATTCCCGAATCTGAATCCAGTTCGATATGCAAAG AGATTGAAGAATGTGGCAAAGATGCTATCTGTCAGCACAGGTGTGTTAAATATCAAGGTGTAGAGAGGTGCTCGTGTGGGGAAAACTATATATCCAAGCCTCGCACTTTGGGTCGCTCTTGTTTTACTCATG tggcGTACAGAAATGTTCTCATATATTCGACGAAGCGTGATATTAAAGCATTCGATTTAAAAACAAACACGACTTCAGTGATACTGGAAAATGTCAAATGTAAAGGTTTATCAGCTGCCCATATGTATTTATATTACAGTGTGGCTGATAAAAAGACAGGTTACGTGTATAAAAAATCAGTTGTCTTCGGTGCATCGAATCGAGTCTTTGAGACAC ATTCACCGATTATATTTTCCATCGATGTTGACTGGCTGACTGGTAACTTATATTTTTCGACTGATAAAGCGCTTGGAGTGTGTTCTGAAGATGGACTATTTTGTGCTCTAATTAAAACTTTGAGTTTTACTGATTCTTGTCATATTGCTTTAGCTCCACGTTATGG ATTATTGTTCCATTCTTTGAGAGTCTTGCATAATCAGTATGAAGACTCTCGCATAGTAAAATCTTCGATGGATGGATCAGATGAAACAGTTTTGGTCAGTGAAGGCCTTCGTCATCCAATGTCTTTAACCCTTGACGAAAATTCGCAAAAAGTTTATTGGACGGATTGTGATTTGGGTGAAATTGAATCCATACAGTTTAACGGGAACAACAGAAAG AAATGGTTTTCAGaatcacgaaaaaatattttcactatTAGTGTATTCGAAGGCAATGTTTTTTGGacagaagagaaaaataatatcattAACATGAATTTCGAAGACAACCCAAAGTTGGTCGCTGATTCAAACGAATCATCAGTAACATATTTGAAAGCACATAATCGCCTTATACAATATACCGAA aTCTCTAATCCTTGCGGAAAAAACCCCTGCAACAGCTTATGTTTACTTCGTCACTCATCGTCATCGGCACTACTGAATTACACCTGTTTATGTGATAATGTCGACCCCTCGAGTACAACATACTGGTGCAATAATCGTACTGCACAAGTTGAGTGGCAAGACGATCAACAAAATATCGACTACGGAGGTCTGCCTCTAGAAGTACCATCCGAGGAAAAAACTGAAGGGACGAGTACCATTGCACTTGTGCTCGAGATTACGTctgttttgatcattttgggAATTGTTTTGGGTTATTTCATGTACCGGAATCGAATGTTGCAAAGATATTACGATAGCGTTAGAAACTGGGGCAGACATCGCTATGAAGAGTTTTATATGGAcgaaatcgaataa